One window of Nicotiana tomentosiformis chromosome 11, ASM39032v3, whole genome shotgun sequence genomic DNA carries:
- the LOC138901167 gene encoding uncharacterized protein has product MNSNQHVLNSVNLSSAATKIAKLETHLQNWNIPNEPFKRIYELGNFSFIKKHNIKTCESTIAINNSLEIIKLLSEQDLNRYRRQFNYLHIGLVQIAVKPLFRKGLDVPICVLLRDARLLNFDDSLLGVLQSNLANGPIYFNCYRNFSVDINDPNVMDTLTLNVKSKNMNSKINTREVAIIHRVYYRLMDTTLAPKARVESVKGVTMLMEENTDHSTVFVPRLLNWNDILTSDEWHFDAITQPSTSNLERSQIE; this is encoded by the coding sequence atgaactcaAACCAGCATGTTTTAAACAGTGTTAATTTATCTTCTGCAGCAACTAAGATTGCTAAATTAGAAACTCATTTACAAAATTGGAACATCCCCAATGAACCTTTTAAAAGGATTTATGAATTAGGAAATTTCAGTTTCATTAAGAAGCATAACATTAAGACCTGTGAGTCCACTATTGCTATTAATAATTCTTTAGAAATTATTAAACTACTTTCTGAGCAAGATTTGAATAGATATAGACGTCAATTCAATTACTTGCATATTGGCCTTGTTCAGATTGCTGTCAAACCTCTCTTCAGGAAAGGTTTAGACGTACCCATCTGTGTCCTTCTAAGAGATGCTCGTCTCCTGAATTTTGACGATTCTCTCTTAGGAGTTCTTCAAAGTAACCTAGCCAATGGCCCGATATACTTTAATTGCTATCGTAATTTCTCAGTAGATATTAATGACCCTAATGTCATGGATACTTTGACCTTAAACGTCAAAAGCAAGAACATGAATAGCAAAATCAATACTCGTGAAGTAGCTATCATTCACAGAGTCTATTACAGACTCATGGACACTACTCTAGCACCAAAAGCTCGAGTTGAAAGTGTCAAGGGAGTCACTATGCTTATGGAAGAAAATACTGACCATAGTACGGTATTTGTTCCTAGACTCCTTAATTGGAATGATATACTTACTAGTGATGAATGGCACTTCGATGCCATAACCCAACCTTCTACTTCGAATCTTGAAAGATCCCAGATAGAATAG
- the LOC138901168 gene encoding uncharacterized protein, translated as MGVCITAYKIRGSSDKEAASMIVAGFTGMLKHWWDNYFTDDIRQAIYSATAVETVVKSEGTSSAMVIDGTVTPMETTSQITREDACATLLYHIAKHFIGEPKLFQDRSLQILNNLSCPSLDDFIWYKNQFITKVMTIPDCHLDFWKERFISGLPPLFASKVRTKIQDRCEGKIPYHQMTYGNIINIINVVGLELCTDIKLKKQLKKEQHSSRRVLGSLCQDFGYTNIVAPSTHSSKKDRAYRSSKKTRHHKSRRNFDDPPKKKSKFRRPSSKTKEVCWNCGKTGHRANQCKSDRKKKKINLLEISEDNKKELFSILEEPNSDSSPDYSSDEYSDEDDINIAYNSDSSQSGSECHCSGAFCTCDKTQASIKVLSDSSKEALFDVIQHIADDESRKKYLIELKNLILTQQNDRPKSRSVVEPFSMKQVMARFDKPAEPSISDLRHEVSELKEEIKDMKSRLGKVEVDILTDQVLKRDKTYEYKSENEEEPSPHQSECHSENEDSVNLRLTKDKTSSSQAQGLTVITSIKPQSYHIPIKIVISKHFAINKIALLDSGADRNCIMKGTIPTQYLDKSTSKLYSATGEQLRINYKLSKAHICNNGICLTNDFIITEDINEDIILGIPFITQIKPFITGFDGISTQILGKELHFPFVKTLSQDESNFIRKNTVFRINKLSQHITFLKDEIRVKKIEQILKTPQIVTKIANLQNIFEQEICSDFSNAFWERKKHLVELPYTERFNEQVIPTKARPIQMNHEIMEICKKEISNLLKNNIIRPSKSPWSCSAFYVNKSAEKERGAPRLVINYKPLNAVLKWIRYPIPNKRDLLKRTYKANVYSKFDMKSGFWQIQVAEKDRYKTAFNVLFSQYEWNVMPFGLKNAPSEFQNIMNSIFNDYNYMSIVYIDDVFIFSDNIDSHFKHLNTFLKVVKRNSLVVSAQKIKLFQTSIRFLGHDLYQGSYKLICRAIEFSSKFPNEISDKTQLQRFLGSLNYVADFIPNIRQVCEPLYKRLRKNPIPWSKEQTQSVIQVKKLVQNLPCLGIPNPEASMIVETDASDIGYGGILKQKISIESSEQLVHFTSGIWNSTQKNYSTVKKEVLSIVLCITKFQDDLINKEFLVRVDCKSAKEIL; from the coding sequence ATGGGAGTTTGTATTACAGCTTACAAGATAAGAGGATCTTCTGATAAAGAAGCCGCCTCTATGATTGTAGCTGGTTTTACAGGCATGTTAAaacattggtgggataattatttcactGATGATATTAGACAAGCCATCTACTCTGCTACGGCTGTTGAAACCGTAGTTAAATCAGAAGGAACCTCCTCTGCTATGGTTATAGATGGGACTGTTACCCCTATGGAAACAACCTCACAAATAACTAGAGAAGACGCATGTGCTACCCTTCTCTACCACATAGCAAAACACTTCATTGGAGAGCCAAAACTCTTCCAAGACAGAAGTTTACAAATTCTGAATAATCTATCTTGTCCATCTTTAGATGACTTTATTTGGTATAAAAACCAATTCATCACCAAGGTTATGACTATACCTGACTGTCATCTAGACTTCTGGAAAGAACGCTTCATCAGCGGTCTTCCCCCTTTGTTTGCTAGCAAAGTTCGAACCAAAATCCAGGATCGTTGTGAAGGTAAAATTCCTTACCATCAAATGACCTATGGTAACATTATTAACATCATTAACGTTGTAGGTCTCGAACTCTGCACAGACATCAAGCTTAAAAAGCAGCTCAAAAAAGAGCAACACTCTTCTAGAAGAGTGTTAGGAAGTTTATGTCAAGACTTCGGTTACACAAACATTGTCGCTCCTTCTACTCATTCTTCCAAGAAGGACAGGGCTTACAGGTCTTCCAAAAAGACCCGTCACCACAAATCCAGGAGGAATTTTGATGATCCTCCTAAAAAGAAATCCAAATTCAGAAGACCTTCTTCAAAAACCAAAGAGGTCTGTTGGAACTGTGGTAAAACTGGTCACAGAGCCAACCAGTGCAAATCTgacagaaagaagaagaagatcaatcTTCTTGAAATCAGCGAAGATAACAAAAAGGAACTCTTCTCTATCCTAGAAGAACCTAATTCAGATTCTTCTCCTGATTACTCCTCGGATGAGTATAGCGATGAAGATGATATCAACATCGCCTATAACTCTGACTCAAGCCAATCTGGCAGTGAATGCCATTGTTCTGGAGCTTTTTGTACTTGTGATAAAACCCAGGCTTCTATCAAAGTACTATCAGATAGCTCCAAGGAAGCTCTGTTTGATGTTATCCAACACATCGCAGATGATGAGTCTAGAAAGAAGTACTTGATTGAACTCAAGAACCTCATTCTTACTCAACAAAATGACAGACCTAAGTCCAGGTCAGTTGTTGAACCATTCAGCATGAAGCAAGTCATGGCTCGCTTCGATAAACCAGCTGAACCATCGATTTCTGATCTGAGGCACGAAGTCTCAGAACTAAaggaagaaatcaaagatatGAAATCTAGACTTGgaaaagttgaggttgatatcttAACAGATCAGGTTCTAAAACGAGATAAGACTTATGAATATAagtcagaaaatgaagaagaacctAGTCCTCATCAAAGTGAGTGTCATTCTGAGAATGAAGACTCTGTTAATCTTCGTCTTACCAAAGATAAGACTTCATCATCCCAAGCTCAAGGCCTTACGGTAATTACGAGTATCAAACCTCAAAGTTACCATATACCTATCAAGATTGTTATTAGCAAACATTTCGCTATCAACAAAATCGCTTTGCTTGATAGTGGTGCAGATCGTAACTGCATCATGAAAGGTACTATTCCAACCCAGTACTTAGATAAGAGTACTTCCAAATTATACTCCGCCACAGGAGAACAACTTCGTATTAATtataagctttcaaaagctcatatttgtaataatggtatttgcttgacaaatgattttattattacTGAAGATATTAATGAAGATATCATTCTTGGAATTCCTTTTATCACACAGATAAAACCTTTTATTACTGGCTTTGACGGTATTTCTACTCAAATATTAGGAAAAGAATTacattttccttttgttaaaaccctttcacaagatgaaagtaattttataagaaaaaacaCTGTTTTTCGAATAAATAAACTCTCTCAGCATATCACCtttttaaaagatgaaattagagTTAAGAAAATCGAACAGATTTTAAAAACCCCGCAGATAGTTACCAAAATAGCTAATCTTCAAAACATTTTTGAACAAGAAATATGTTCTGATTTTTCTAACgctttttgggaaagaaaaaagcaTTTGGTTGAACTTCCCTACACTGAAAGATTCAATGAACAGGTCATCCCTACCAAGGCAAGACCTATTCAGATGAATCATGAAATTATGGAAATCTGCAAAAAAGAGATTTCAAATCTCCTCAAAAATAACATTATTCGTCCCTCTAAATCTCCTTGGAGTTGTTCTGCATTTTATGTTAACAAGAGTGCAGAGAAAGAGAGAGGTGCCCCACGATTAGTTATAAACTATAAACCATTGAATGCTGTCCTTAAATGGATCAGATATCCAATCCCCAACAAAAGGGATCTTCTGAAAAGAACTTACAAAGCAAATGTTTACAGTAAGTTCGATATGAAATCTGGTTTCTGGCAAATTCAAGTAGCCGAGAAAGACAGATATAAAACGGCTTTTAATGTTCTCTTCAGTCAATACGAAtggaatgtaatgccatttgggctCAAGAATGCCCCATCTGAGTTTCAGAATATCATGAACTCCATATTTAATGATTACAATTATATGTCTATAGTCTATATAGATGATGTTTTTATATTTTCTGATAACATAGATTCTCATTTCAAGCATCTCAACACCTTCCTGAAAGTTGTTAAGAGAAACAGTTTGGTAGTTAGTGCCCAGaagatcaaactcttccaaacctCTATTAGATTCTTAGGTCACGACCTTTACCAAGGATCTTATAAACTAATTTGCAGAGCCATAGAGTTCTCGTCCAAATTTCCTAATGAGATTAGTGATAAAACCCAACTACAGAGATTTTTAGGAAGTCTCAATTATGTTGCTGATTTTATCCCCAACATTAGACAGGTATGTGAACCTCTTTACAAACGACTTAGGAAGAATCCTATCCCATGGAGTAAAGAACAAACACAGTCTGTCATCCAAGTTAAAAAACTTGTACAAAACCTTCCTTGCTTAGGAATCCCTAACCCAGAAGCTTCTATGATAGTAGAAACAGATGCTTCAGATATAGGTTACGGAGGTATCCTTAAACAAAAGATTTCCATCGAGTCTTCTGAACAATTAGTTCATTTTACATCAGGAATCTGGAATTCCACTCAAAAGAATTATTCTACTGTTAAGAAAGAAGTTTTGTCTATAGTGCTATGTATCACTAAATTTCAAGACGATCTTATTAACAAGGAATTTTTGGTCAGAGTAGATTGTAAATCTGCTAAAGAAATTTtataa